Proteins from a single region of Gossypium arboreum isolate Shixiya-1 chromosome 1, ASM2569848v2, whole genome shotgun sequence:
- the LOC108483641 gene encoding probable leucine-rich repeat receptor-like serine/threonine-protein kinase At3g14840, which produces MLFPPLLVFASIFSACCLATSTLGATLAKDEVEALKSIGRTLGKTNWNFSVDPCSSGDESWANFAESNAYYVNNVTCVCSSITCHVVRIALKGQNLSGTLPPQLTRLPYLQDIDLSRNYLSGSIPPQWGSMHQLVQISLLGNRLTGLIPEELANMSSLTSLVLEHNSFSGNLPAALGNLPKLERLFLNSNKFTGELPETFARLTTLKIFRIGDNNFTGKIPGFIFQNWTNLKEIRTVASGLSGPIPDIGSSGNLEFLMITDLNGVESTFPRLSNLSKLEYLILRSCNLIGKLPTSLENMPKLETLDLSFNKLSGEIKISLPDVKQLFLTGNMFTGAIPQWILNTNRKIDLSYNNFTSTGGVDDCQKSGLNLFASTSRINNSGVVSCLGNLNCPVEPLHSFYINCGGKEEIINNIIYEADPDKVGTSTFYRSTTHWAFSSSDIFLDDHTEEDVLVLENKQLSSSIGQLYSNARLSPSSLTYYAFCLHNATYKVSLHFAEIQFTDGKNYSSLGRRIFDVYIQGKRELKDFNIKDEAGGAGKPILKNFTAKVSDGTLEIRLQWTGKGTTVIPMRGVYGPLISAISVLDPVYKPRSESRGGISAVAKVGIVAAAAFTTFLLVVGILWWSGCLRRRSTLERDLEGIELQTGSFTLRKIKDATNNFDAANKIGEGGFGPVYKGILADGKEIAVKQLSTRSKQGNREFVTEIGMISALQHPNLVKLYGCCIEGNQLMLIYEYLENNSLARALFGPEEFQLTLDWPTRRKICIGIARGLAYLHEESRLKIVHRDIKATNVLLDKNLDPKISDFGLAKLDEEDNTHISTRIAGTYGYMAPEYAMHGRLTNKADVYSFGIVALEIISGTCNTKHNRVKKEYFYLLDVVHTLKQEGNLLDLIDPRVASHCNAGEAMVMMDVALLCTNPTAAARPSMSMVVSVLEGRASVSDILMDSSIYASKLDAKKLYGRVEGNDAENNSQAKSMLRDGQWTSSFDLYLANSISSYWQDNNSTSTN; this is translated from the exons ATGTTGTTTCCTCCCCTACTTGTTTTTGCTTCCATATTCAGTGCTTGCTGTCTCGCAACTTCAACTTTAGGAGCTACACTTGCAAAAGACGAAG TGGAAGCTTTGAAAAGCATAGGTAGAACATTGGGGAAGACAAACTGGAACTTTAGCGTGGATCCATGCAGTAGCGGAGACGAGAGTTGGGCAAATTTTGCAGAATCAAATGCTTATTATGTTAATAATGTCACCTGTGTTTGCAGTTCCATCACCTGTCATGTCGTCCGCAT AGCGCTGAAGGGACAAAATCTATCAGGTACTCTCCCACCACAGTTGACCAGACTCCCTTACCTCCAAGACAT TGATCTCTCTCGCAACTATCTTAGTGGCTCCATTCCTCCTCAATGGGGTTCTATGCACCAACTCGTCCAAAT TTCCCTTCTTGGGAATCGTTTAACAGGTTTAATCCCAGAGGAGCTGGCAAACATGAGCAGTCTTACCAGCTT AGTCCTTGAGCACAATAGCTTCTCAGGAAATTTGCCTGCTGCACTGGGGAATCTACCAAAACTTGAGAGACT GTTTCTTAATTCCAACAAATTTACTGGTGAATTGCCTGAAACATTTGCTAGGCTGACTACATTGAAGATTTT CCGGATCGGTGATAACAACTTCACAGGAAAGATTCCCGGTTTTATTTTCCAGAATTGGACAAACCTTAAGGAAAT ACGTACTGTCGCAAGTGGTTTGAGTGGACCAATTCCAGACATTGGTTCTTCAGGAAACTTAGAATTTCT AATGATTACGGACTTGAATGGAGTTGAATCAACTTTTCCACGACTTAGTAATTTGTCTAAATTGGAATATCT GATATTGAGGAGCTGCAATCTCATTGGAAAGCTACCTACTTCTCTTGAAAATATGCCAAAGTTGGAGACCTT AGATCTCAGCTTCAACAAACTGAGTGGAGAAATTAAAATTTCTCTTCCAGATGTGAAACAATT GTTTTTAACTGGAAACATGTTTACTGGAGCAATCCCTCAATGGATTCTTAATACaaatagaaaaat AGATCTTTCATATAACAACTTCACAAGTACAGGTGGTGTTGATGACTGTCAGAAAAGTGGCCT GAACTTGTTTGCAAGCACTTCAAGGATCAATAATTC cgGAGTTGTTTCATGTTTGGGAAACCTTAACTGTCCAGTGGAAC CTTTGCACTCTTTTTATATAAACTGTGGTGGAAAAGaagaaattattaataatatcatCTATGAAGCTGATCCTGATAAAGTTGGGACTTCAACATTTTATCGAAGTACTACTCATTGGGCATTTAGCAGCAGTGATATTTTTTTGGATGATCACACAGAGGAGGATGTATTAGTTTTGGAAAATAAACAACTTTCTTCGAGTATTGGTCAGCTTTACAGCAATGCACGTCTTTCACCAAGCTCTTTGACTTATTATGCGTTTTGCCTGCACAATGCAACATACAAGGTGAGCCTCCATTTTGCGGAGATACAGTTCACTGATGGTAAAAATTATAGCAGCTTAGGAAGGCGGATATTTGACGTTTACATTCAG GGAAAGCGGGAGCTGAAGGATTTCAATATTAAGGATGAAGCAGGTGGGGCTGGCAAACCAATTCTAAAGAATTTCACTGCAAAAGTTTCGGATGGTACTTTGGAGATCCGTTTGCAGTGGACTGGAAAAGGAACAACAGTTATTCCCATGAGAGGAGTTTATGGTCCTCTTATCTCTGCAATATCTGTCTTGGATCCTG TTTATAAACCTCGATCCGAAAGTAGGGGAGGTATCAGTGCAGTTGCGAAGGTTGGTATTGTGGCTGCAGCAGCATTCACTACTTTCTTGCTTGTGGTTGGAATCCTTTGGTGGAGTGGATGCTTAAGACGGAGGAGTACATTGGAACGAG ATCTGGAAGGTATAGAATTGCAGACTGGTTCCTTCACCTTAAGGAAAATTAAAGACGCAACAAACAACTTTGATGCTGCTAATAAGATTGGAGAAGGCGGTTTCGGTCCTGTTTATAAG GGCATTCTAGCAGATGGCAAAGAAATCGCTGTCAAGCAGCTATCCACTAGATCAAAGCAAGGAAATCGTGAGTTCGTGACGGAGATTGGCATGATTTCAGCTCTACAACATCCTAATCTAGTAAAGCTATATGGATGTTGCATTGAAGGAAATCAATTGATGCTTATATATGAGTACTTGGAAAACAACAGCCTTGCTCGTGCATTATTTG GTCCAGAAGAATTTCAGTTGACATTAGACTGGCCAACTAGACGGAAGATCTGCATTGGTATAGCAAGAGGTTTAGCTTATCTCCATGAAGAATCGAGGTTGAAGATTGTCCATAGAGACATTAAGGCCACCAATGTGTTGCTTGATAAGAATCTAGACCCTAAAATATCTGACTTTGGTTTGGCCAAGCTTGATGAAGAAGACAATACCCACATTAGCACCCGAATTGCCGGAACTTA TGGCTATATGGCTCCCGAATATGCAATGCATGGACGTTTAACTAATAAAGCAGATGTATATAGTTTCGGAATTGTAGCCCTAGAAATTATTAGTGGCACGTGCAACACTAAACACAACCGCGTAAAGAAAGAATATTTCTATCTTCTCGATGTG GTTCATACGTTGAAGCAGGAGGGGAATTTGTTGGATTTAATTGATCCAAGGGTAGCCTCTCATTGTAACGCAGGAGAGGCAATGGTGATGATGGATGTAGCTCTCTTATGCACAAATCCTACTGCAGCGGCAAGGCCTTCCATGTCTATGGTGGTGAGCGTGCTTGAAGGCAGGGCGTCTGTTTCGGACATACTCATGGATTCAAGTATTTATGCAAGCAAGTTAGATGCAAAAAAGTTGTACGGGAGAGTAGAAGGAAATGACGCGGAAAACAACAGCCAGGCAAAGAGTATGTTAAGAGATGGGCAATGGACTTCATCTTTTGATCTATATCTGGCCAATTCGATATCTTCGTATTGGCAAGACAACAATTCAACTTCAACAAATTAA
- the LOC108480166 gene encoding protein trichome birefringence-like 42, with protein sequence MAALLGFLGYYHCLAAVLLSLAIVLVHGDIHSSFNMGYEVKRNEVKSCDFFQGSWVFDDSFNPLYDSSSCPLVGGGFDCQKNGRPDRNYLKYRWQPNDCALPRFNGIGFLEKYKNKKILFVGDSLSNDMWRSLICMLHSAIPNPNYTFASRGLLSTFSLPDYGVSVNWLKNGFLVDMAYEKIGKVLKLDSISTGHLWLGADVLIFNSYHWWTHSGRFQSWDYFQYGNKTVKEMDHMEAYKIAMTTWANWVDTNIDPSKTRVFFQGVAAVHFNAKEWGEPSDKGCIKQTEPLKGSTYPGPPVPGEAILKTVLSKMTKPAYLLDITLLTQLRKDGHPSIYAGAGPKLIDCSHWCLAGVPDTWNQLLYAALVQS encoded by the exons ATGGCTGCTTTGCTTGGTTTTTTAGGTTACTACCATTGCCTTGCTGCTGTTTTACTTTCTTTAGCTATAGTTTTAGTTCACGGAGATATTCACAGTAGCTTTAACATGGGGTATGAAGTGAAGAGAAATGAAGTGAAAAGCTGTGATTTTTTTCAAGGAAGTTGGGTTTTTGATGATTCTTTTAACCCTCTTTATGATTCTTCGAGTTGTCCCTTAGTCGGCGGTGGCTTCGATTGCCAAAAAAATGGCAGACCTGATCGGAATTACCTCAAGTATAGATGGCAACCTAATGACTGTGCACTCCCCAG GTTCAATGGAATTGGTTTCCTGGAGAAATATAAGAACAAGAAGATACTTTTTGTGGGGGATTCATTAAGTAACGATATGTGGAGATCACTCATTTGCATGCTACATTCTGCAATCCCAAACCCAAACTACACATTTGCTTCAAGAGGCCTGCTCTCTACATTTTCATTGCCG GACTATGGGGTATCAGTTAACTGGCTGAAAAATGGGTTCCTGGTGGATATGGCTTATGAAAAAATTGGTAAAGTTTTGAAGCTTGATTCAATCAGTACTGGGCATTTGTGGCTTGGAGCTGATGTCTTGATCTTCAATAGCTACCATTGGTGGACTCACTCCGGACGTTTTCAATC ATGGGACTACTTCCAGTATGGAAACAAGACAGTGAAAGAGATGGATCACATGGAAGCATACAAGATTGCAATGACAACATGGGCAAATTGGGTTGATACCAACATTGATCCTTCAAAGACTAGAGTCTTCTTCCAAGGAGTTGCTGCTGTTCATTTCAA TGCCAAGGAATGGGGTGAACCAAGCGATAAAGGTTGCATTAAACAAACGGAACCATTGAAAGGGTCAACATATCCAGGGCCTCCTGTGCCCGGGGAAGCTATTCTAAAGACTGTTTTGAGTAAAATGACTAAGCCTGCCTATCTACTTGACATTACTTTGCTGACACAGTTAAGAAAAGACGGTCATCCTTCAATCTACGCCGGTGCTGGCCCCAAGCTCATCGATTGCAGCCATTGGTGTCTTGCTGGTGTGCCTGATACTTGGAATCAACTATTATATGCAGCTTTGGTTCAAAGCTAA
- the LOC108482204 gene encoding protein trichome birefringence-like 41 encodes MGYRHGYQVSFCSIAFALIFLVSWLDQVELSEVDGGCDFFKGSWIEDDTYPLYNTSNCPFISKGFDCQANGRPDQFYLHYKWKPTACSLPRFNGEDFLRKMKGKKVLFIGDSISLNMWQSLLCMVHASVPLSKYTLMSKGNHSTFALPEYEISLEYSRNVYLVDLVKEKIGTVLKLDSIENGDYSWKGYDVLIFNTWHWWLHTTKGQNQPWDFIEWSGKILKDMDRLEAFKVGLTTWSKWVDSNVDRRTTQVFFQGISPTHYDGRQWNGSISATCKGETTPLNGTTYPGGLPPAVDVVKQVLKNMSKGVTLLDITTLSLLRKDGHPSVYSRKEGNDCSHWCLAGVPDSWNEILYALLTNAQGGTLV; translated from the exons ATGGGGTACCGCCATGGATATCAAGTGAGCTTCTGCAGTATTGCTTTTGCATTGATTTTTCTGGTTTCATGGCTCGACCAAGTTGAGTTATCTGAAGTGGATGGCGGCTGTGATTTTTTCAAAGGGAGTTGGATAGAAGATGATACTTACCCTCTTTACAACACTTCCAATTGTCCCTTTATCTCTAAAGGGTTTGATTGTCAAGCTAATGGACGACCTGATCAATTCTACCTCCATTATAAATGGAAGCCTACTGCTTGTTCATTGCCAAG ATTTAATGGTGAGGATTTCTTGAGGAAGATGAAAGGGAAAAAAGTTTTGTTTATTGGGGACTCAATAAGCTTGAATATGTGGCAATCACTGTTATGCATGGTTCATGCATCTGTGCCCCTATCCAAATACACTTTAATGAGCAAAGGCAACCATTCTACTTTTGCTTTACCG GAGTATGAAATATCGTTGGAGTATTCCCGCAATGTGTATCTTGTTGATCTCGTGAAAGAAAAGATAGGCACTGTATTAAAGTTGGATTCAATTGAAAATGGAGATTATTCATGGAAAGGTTACGATGTCCTCATTTTCAATACATGGCATTGGTGGCTTCATACAACCAAAGGACAAAATCAACC ATGGGATTTCATTGAATGGAGCGGAAAGATATTGAAGGATATGGATAGATTGGAAGCTTTCAAAGTGGGACTAACTACTTGGTCCAAATGGGTTGATTCCAATGTTGACCGTCGCACGACACAAGTCTTTTTTCAAGGCATCTCTCCAACCCATTACGA TGGCAGGCAATGGAATGGTTCAATTTCAGCAACCTGTAAAGGCGAGACAACACCATTAAATGGAACAACGTATCCAGGAGGATTGCCACCAGCAGTGGACGTAGTGAAGCAAGTGTTGAAAAACATGTCGAAGGGGGTTACTTTGCTGGATATAACAACGCTTTCGTTGCTGAGGAAAGATGGGCATCCTTCTGTTTATTCCAGAAAAGAGGGAAACGATTGTAGCCACTGGTGTCTTGCTGGAGTTCCTGATTCTTGGAATGAAATACTGTATGCATTGCTTACAAATGCCCAGGGAGGGACGTTGGTGTAA